One part of the Salvelinus fontinalis isolate EN_2023a chromosome 4, ASM2944872v1, whole genome shotgun sequence genome encodes these proteins:
- the LOC129853587 gene encoding phosphatidylinositol transfer protein beta isoform-like, which produces MTSAVIRSHSQKTTMVLIKEYRVGLPCTVEEYQVGQLYSVAEASKNETGGGEGIEVLKNEPYEKEGEKGQYTHKIYHLKSKVPAFVKMIAPEGSLVFHEKAWNAYPYCRTIVTNEYMKDDFIVKIETWHKPDLGTVENVHKLDVPTWKSVEVVPIDIADGEQVAPADYKADEDPALFKSAKTGRGPLGPNWKKELVSKADCPRMCAYKLVTVKFKWWGLQNKVESFIHKQEKRIFTNFHRQLFCWIDKWVELTMEDIRRMEAETQKELEELRKQGQVRGTSAADAE; this is translated from the exons atgacatcagCGGTAATACGTAGCCACAGCCAAAAAACTACGATGGTTCTCATCAAGGAATA ccgtGTGGGCTTACCCTGTACAGTGGAGGAG TATCAAGTGGGTCAGTTGTACTCCGTAGCAGAGGCCAGTAAGAATGAgacgggtggaggagagggcaTTGAGGTCCTTAAGAATGAACCCTATGAGAAGGAGGGCGAGAAAGGACAGTACACACATAAAATCTACCATCTGAAGAG TAAAGTCCCAGCGTTTGTCAAGATGATAGCTCCTGAGGGCTCCCTGGTCTTCCATGAAAAGGCCTGGAATGCTTACCCTTACTGCCGAACCA TTGTAACG AATGAGTATATGAAAGACGACTTCATCGTTAAGATTGAGACATGGCACAAACCTGACCTTGGCACAGTAGAAAAC GTGCACAAGCTGGACGTACCCACATGGAAGAGTGTGGAGGTGGTTCCCATTGACATCGCAGATGGGGAACAAGTGGCCCCTGCT gACTACAAGGCAGATGAGGATCCTGCTCTGTTCAAGTCAGCTAAGACTGGTAGAGGACCCCTTGGACCCAACTGGAAG AAGGAGCTGGTTAGTAAGGCTGACTGCCCGAGGATGTGTGCCTACAAACTGGTCACTGTCAAGTTCAAGTGGTGGGGCCTGCAGAACAAGGTGGAGAGCTTTATTCACAAG CAAGAGAAGCGCATCTTCACTAACTTCCATCGCCAGCTGTTCTGTTGGATCGACAAGTGGGTGGAGCTGACTATGGAGGACATCAGGAGGATGGAGGCGGAGACCCAGAAGGAGCTGGAGGAG CTTCGCAAACAAGGTCAAGTACGGGGAACCAGTGCTGCAGATGCCGAATGA